In Carassius auratus strain Wakin chromosome 41, ASM336829v1, whole genome shotgun sequence, the DNA window aattatCATGATTCATTGCATTTTGgggataaaataaaattgtataatatacctttgaaaatcaaaacctggatttttatattataaactatAGATGCTATGTGGACATTTGAAAccgaaaatagtggttttcatcttgccactttcttagaaatgcatttctactttctaaattaataaaaaatgatttattgcattttggaaccaaactctttgtgtgtttatatatatatatatactgtttgtcCGTATGCATTATACATGTTACAGTATACATTAGTAGTGTAAGTATTGAGCTAGTATTTTGTCCTTACTGTAGTCCATTCATTTACAAGACAATTATCTTAACCTGTCCAGTCCTAAAGCTTCATCAGGCTCAGCTACATAGCATCATCTGAAAGAGCCTGACCTATGTTTTGCGCTTGATTGGCTGTTTGTTCTTATGTGTCTCTAATCCTGTTACTGGATGGTGTAAATGGGAAGCCTCTAAACATTTAGAGGTTTGAAAGTGCATGCAGGTTTTAACAATGGCTTCAGCCTAGGGCCGTAATCTCTATTCTGGAACCACGCTGCCCATGAAGGGTCCACTCTATAACCAGCCCCTGACAGCTCAGTCTTCCTTAGTGCTGCATAATCCTATTTGCTGAATTTTAGCCTATAATTTGGCAGCTGCTTATTCCATTCACCCCATTCCTGTTTCTGACTTGATTGGTTTGCACTTTTGTGAATTGAATTGACAGCTCGATCTTAGAATGGGGATTATATTTTAGCCAGAGGACATTTGTAAATATGAAAGGATGATAGAGCCTTAACAGTGCAAAGTATtaagctcatatatatatatatatatatatatatatatatatatatatatatatatatatatatatatatatatatatatataacatgtgtgtgtatatatatatatataatatataacatgtgtgtatatatatatatatataacatgtatatgtgtgtgtgtgtgtgtgtatgtttgtgtgtgtttaaggttttttgtgtgtggaatTTCATTCTTTATCTAGACTTACATTTATACAAttgattttgaaaaataattggCTCCATAACAAGtacatgcaaacaaaaagtaACCATTTAATGGACACTATatagtttataaatatttagatcagACAATATAAAGcatagggctgaaacgattcctcgagtaactcgattacaaaaaatgatagaggcatctgcctcgaagcctcttttaatttattttaaatctcacatcaGGTTCtttcacaatgatttttttttttttatgtgacacaacgcgtttacatcacccacaaagcggaaggagacacaaacCCTGCGTCCGAAATcacatactgcaaggagtcagcagtgttttgatttgatgtCGCggacaaacgtaaagagaacgtcgtgacgtgtgtccattgcaaggtagagctggcataccacaactaggtagtgatgggaagttcgattattttccgtgaaccggttctttcggacagttcgattcaataaaccagttgaaaaaaacggttcagcggttcttttacgctcaacgtaatgacgtcatttgcgatgacgtaatggcgtcacgtctatcaaagattcaaatatataaagtcagtaatcataactttagtcagttaaaaacctcataatcatgaatattttacatttgaattttgcaacaacacccaaatacagtaacagcaataatgtgcatatgaggaagtcttgaagatataaagtaaataaattaggtgtcatcagagCAGAAACCATGATCGAcctactaaacataatccattgcgatgtatttgttattaaatgaacttacgtttcgccagattgcccttcatccaagccttcgacatacccgcgctcataacattagttcagaatcagaatcaataacCAAAAGAATCAcatcggttcagacatgctgtgagtcagttggcttcacgctgaatcgtgcatgcgcagtatcatcagttcatcggttctcaattcggacgtgtctgacagaaacgattctgttgagtgtactgatgatccgaaaaccgatgcaaccggttcttgactcgtgaacgagaattgctctaaccggcacgtgctgcagttcagtttcatcagctgctctactcgtgttcattttctgtttactacaaactcaatttgtgaatgtgtcatcattaactataaatacagtacagatatatcataaatcatcccttattcctattaaacataagagtcttagagtcttaattattgtccaacttccccgAAAACCCATTTggcatatacattatatacaatatacagattggaaacattcatctaaaatatgtatatattaattagttaattagttgtttgtcgttaattacgtcaaattttttaacgcatttcacgcatgcgcagtgtgacaaattattcaggttaggaaagtcttgtcgatctctgaattctcaagatagtaaaaacagcggcgagcgccgcgacgaaaacaccgaagaagcttaaggttttaccccatttactctcaaatacattcatgccaagctcgataaacagagacgactttggtagttgatacgctggagcttcttctttctgttatagcagtgatcctcatctggctcgcgagtttcctgcagagtttagcgcagactccaattaaacacacctgcctgtgatttactaatgatcctaaagacactgattagcaaactcatgcgtgtttgattagggtttgagctaaacttcgcaggaaagtggatctcgcgagccagatttgaggatcacggtgttatagcgtcctgtgtttcacactgcgcatgcgcaaaacgcctacatgcaatgcagcgaaaattacagctgtttgggaaagcatatgcatttttacttggttttactggcacttgaagccttcagaacgtgaaaatatcgatcctaaagtattgtggcagagcaaatgaacacctcccaaaaacaagagcgcccagagtgctgcttatgtgattgtggcgcatgtttttgtttctgagttcattctttcgagtttctctatccataatttcatagatatgtggctatatttaaccactggttcacctaaaactcttacactatctgtagttaaatagcatggtttgatatagtgctcaggtaaatttgatctaagtaaatgttaaacttttgaaattcagaaaaaaagaaccacatgatgaaacaatacatgaaaattatgtatctgtgtcctgttatttatcttttggtatgcatttcagaaaaaaaatagttaggattcaggtgtagtagcaaatagtgattaatcatgattaatccactgaaaattctgattaatttgattaaaaattttaatcatttgacagccctaatatatatatatatatatatatatatatatatatatatatatatatatatatatatatatatatatatatatatatatatatatagatattttatcacactttccgatgtttaacaaaatacttacaaaattacacgcatacGCAGtatcatcggttctcaattcggacgcgtccgacagaaacgattctcggttgagtgtactggtgatccgaaaaccgaagcaaccggttcttgaccaGAGAACAAGAACTGCTCCAGCAATGGccgtgttcgttcattatctggctcggctcggtgttcatcttcagttcgctCTTCACAGcattcattcagtgtactgtttgagtaaatgaattactccgggatattggtttattctgactcagagggagtgtcagtcacgttaaaaaagttaacagcttaagtaatttgtggattaatgcttattggagacgtaaacagtttcaaacgattcagttcgatttggtaaactggttcaaccggttcactaagaagaaccggttaaattgaacgattcgttcacgaatcggccatcactacaaCTATGCGTTTCTtcatcacacacactgaagcgcatgTGACACTCGTGGTAATTTCAGCATCtactgtctcactaaataaggacgtgaacacatgaacaacatctccagaaccgCTCAggcagtcacttcatgagcatttgaccgtttgatttaagtCAAACTagtgtcacatcacatacacagaactgtaaaggtatgtcaactagggctgcacgatgtgttgtttaagcatcgatatcgcgatgtacaaatccatgatagtcacattgcaggatgtgcgatgtaggctgtcgtagttgatccgttattcattaactgtatgggccactagatgtgtggcgcaagcgtctcagctgcgtggcgtgtttGTTTTTAATTCGGATCCCATGTTAACaagttagatcttgcagactgcctgcgtgagacgcggcTCAAGCTGcgcggaaaacacgtgcatgctagaaatagagccGACTCCTAtttatattgcacctgtcacTGTCATGAGAGAGTGAGCGCGCGCGCAAagagagccccggccgcacgctcaatgtcttcaaacaacacaagcgctgtcttgctctctctccctcgcgcatattaatcaattgacacgatggtgtcaatgtttaaatcatttaaaatgagaatgtaagtgtgctcaccccatttttgtttgttagatttttttttatttcatatcgcaatatatatcgcagaaaaataaaatatcgcaatgtaaatttttcccaatatcgtgcagccctaatgtcaacccatcaaaataagtccggtgtcctgacattttatcctacccattagattttcctacccgggtttactgcgcatgtgcacatcaatatagtgtcaatataattaagcaaaaacacattttatccgattaatcgatggaatttttagTAGAATactatattactaaaatatttgatagctacagccctaataATGCAGCAGAATTTACTTGTATATTTTGCCACAGAAAAactctaattaattaatcatttattaataattgctCAGGTCAAAGTTACATTTGTGAATGAAAATCCTGGAAAAATGGATTGTTGATCGattttgcattgttgcaaatgcatttgtttcaattttatatttatgctaAAGGTTGTTTATACGATAGGTTGTTGAGCCCCAGAGCCTTTGAACCTTGAATTTCTGCTCCATACTAAAAGACACCTTTTTTCACTTAATGGATAAACCCCTTGACCCAGGTCATGAAACCAACAAGTCCTTTATTTCCTCTCATTGTGTAATTTATCATGCATAATCTTTGAAATGTGACAAGTGTAGAGCTAAGATAAAAAAGATATTTCCCCTTTGAGAGTGCACATCAGAAGTGATTCTGAAAGCTCAAAACTCTGCTATGTTACATTTGGTGGGCATTTTCGATGTCAGCTTACATGCATAGGTACAGCTATGTACAAATTGCTGTTTAAGCAAATGTTAGAGGTCATTGTCCCCAAGGTAGACTTTTTATCCCCCTTTTGAATAACATCACAAAGGAAGCCCTCATGCTTTCTTGGATCCTTTCAAATTAAGATATATTAGCGATTTTGATTGATGGAGGAGaggttctatttatttattagtatttagatttttttatttttttgcaggataaataataataatttcttgcaACATTTCTTGCATTATTTAGTTCCTCATAGCTTTTTAGTCTCTGTGTACTTTGACGAAAACTGGTGAAGGTAGACATCCACAAGTTGTAAGCATAGCTAATTACCTGAAGATATTTACTGAATCCACAAATGGTTCTCTTGCTATCATTTAAATTGTTGcagatttgtatttgtttttgcagtaaagTTCAGTCAGTCTGTGGCTCTGTAGCTGCTCAAATAAGCAACGATATTGCACTTTCAGCTATCTTTTGTGCagtcattaagttttttttttgttcccccTTAACTTTTAAATGAGTTCAAATGGTCTTCACAAATGTACATGTTTCTTAGCCCTTTCATTACATTTTGTTTCAGCTGAGCATCGAGAAAGCCCAGGCCATTGCTGAACAAGTGGAACTGAAGGCTAAGGTTGTGCAGTCAGAAGTGAAATCCATCACTCTTCGTCACAAGAAAGCTCTGGAGGAACGTGAGTGTGAGCTGCTCTGGAAGGTGAATAATTGAACAAACATTAATTCATGGAGTAGCAACTACATTTTGAAAGTCTGTCTGCATATTCTAGCAGTGTTTATAAAGTATCCAATCATCATAACTCCAGTGAAAGTGAGGATACctttagtgaagtgaagtgatatTCAgcgaagtatggtgacccatactcagaatttgtgctctgcatttaacccatccgaagtgcacacacacactgtgaacacacacccggagcagtgggcagccatttatgctgcggcgcccggggagcagttgggggttcgatgccttgctcaagggcacctaagttgtggtattgaaggtggagagagaactgtacatgcactccccccacccacaattcctgccggcccaggactttcgattgggagtctgactctctaaccattaggacaCGACTTCCCCTATATGGAAATTGACTCAAGTTAAAGTtacagttcatatatatatatatatatatatatatatgaatgataaAACACACATTATAACTTGCACTAATAAAGTCTTCAATTTATTTGTGATTTACAAAACTAATCAATTACACCTCTTTGTGAACCAGTTTGACAAATTCAAAAGAACCGAAATGAAACAAAAGATTAATTCACAAATTCAATATCGCTATGACCTATCAGCAAAGATTGCTTCGTTTTTTTGCGCTTTGCAGTTACAAATGTAACACAAGGGTCAGGAGAAATGTATctgagtaaaagtatacatttttcctTTATGTAAAAGTCAGCAAAAATATGTATGCTCTAGTAAATTACAGAGAcccaaaattgtacttaagtacagtaacaaagtatTTGCACTTCATTACTAtaaagtcatggccaaaagttttggcagtaacatacattttcatgttttgcaaagtttgctgcttcagaaTTTGTAGATTATTATTCCACatttctatggtatactgaaaaacaatgatatgcatatcataagttttaaaggctttttatgagcaaaaaaatatttcaatatttgagtcaatatttacagtgctgtcccttgttcttcataacctttGCAATTCGCTTTGACATGttggatattagcttctgggccaaatcctgactgatggtgatctattcttgccttattagttctcGGAGTTGATCCCTTttttgtgggcttctgcttgttcactcaccttttgaggactgaccacaggttctctgtGGGATTGAGAATGGCCTCTCTATGGCCTGGCCATggatccaaaatttcaatgtaatgatcttcctgccacttctttatcactcttgcttgtgacatggtgctccgtcatgctggaaaatgcatggatcatcaccaaattgctcataGATCATTGGAAGAATTCgctcttgcaggacgttttgatgccattctttattcatggcagtgattttggtcagaattatgagagagcccactgctttggttgaaaagcaaTGCCACAAATGAATAATCTCAATATCCTTCCCTGTTGGCATTTCACAGGACTCATGATAGCGTTCACCTTTTCTTTTGCGAACAATCGATTTTCTAGTTGTCggaagggagcttcatcagagaaaataacttttcaccagtcttctgctgtccaatccttgtacttgCTGTAGAATTTCAGACTCTCCATGACATTTTTCTCAgcgagaagtggcttctttgctgcacTTCTTAACACCAGACCGTTGTCCAAAAGTCTTAGTCTCACTGTGCGTGAAGATACTCTAACACCAACCTgttgccattcctgagcaagctctgcactgctggtgATATGATTCCGTAGGTCACTCCTCAGGTGGAGATGGTCCTGGTACTTGCTGGACTCTCTGGGATGTCCTGAAAGACTTCACTGCAGTCGAACCTCTCTCCTTAAAGTTCATGATTATctggtaaatggttctttcaggtgcaatattctttgtagcaatttctTTGCATGTGAGGGCATTTTGATGCAAAACGATGTTGGCTGCACATGTTTCTTTAGaggtaaccattgctaacaagaacacagtGATCGGAAGTGCTTCTCCCCTCCCctcagtctgctcttacaatctaatTAGTATAATGGTGATTTCACCTGACTAGTATTTCACACTTTTGCTGATAGGATTAGTCaatgttagctggtcattttATGTCAGAATTAAAAAACAGTGAATTTcgtttctttgcttttttttcttttttttttttgtgaaaataaaattttgggGGCCAATTAagtttttagcaattatttaaaatgcatctgatcactctatACAATTAATCTAGAATCAATGTGAACGAACACTacaacagcttaagcagcaaactttgcaaaacacaaaacttATGTCACTGCCAAACCATTTGGTCATGACTGTACATCACTGTATTTGTAACATCAGGAACCATTTTTGTTTCCTGCACAGGTGGAGAAGATTCGCCAGGTGAAGGCAAAATCACTTTACCTGCAGGTTGAGAAACTACACCAGAGTCTCACCAAGCTGGATAGTACTATCGCCACAGTGACACAGGTTCTAGAAGAGGGTCGTAGCATAGATGTCCTGCTAGCACGAGAGCACATGTTAAATCAGCTACAGGAGCTTAAATCCATCCGCTGCATCCTACAGCCCCAAGAAGACGATCGCATTATGTTTACACCACCAGACCAGGCTCTTCTGATTGCCATCAAGTCCCTGGGCCTCATCAGCAGTGGAGCCTTCGCCACAGCTTCCAAAGCGCACGGTGAAGGCCTCAAGAGAGCACTGCAGGGAAAGCCAGCTTCCTTTACTGTCGTAGGGTATGATCATGACGGTGAGCCTCGGTTGTCTGGTGCTGACAGTGTGTCGGTTGTGCTTATGAGTCCGGATGGTAATCTGTCTAGCGCAGATGTTTCTGACCACCAAGATGGAACGTACACAGTCAGCTATCTGCCCAAGTGCGAGGGTGAGCATCTGCTATCGGTGCTTATATGCAATCAGCACATCGAGGGAAGTCCTTTCAAAGTGATGGTCAAATCTGGTCGCAGTTACGGCGGAGTAGGCCTGCCCATTGTATCTTTCGGAGGAGAGGGTGATGGGGACGGGCAGCTGTGTCGGCCTTGGGGAATCTGTGTGGATAAGGAGGGCTACGTGGTGGTCGCTGACCGAAGCAACAACCGCGTGCAGATCTTCAAGCCTTGTGGCACTTTCCACCACAAGTTTGGCACCTTGGGCTCTCGACCGGGCCAGTTTGACCGCCCTGCTGGAGTCGCCTGTGACAGCCAAAGGAGAATCATTGTGGCAGATAAGGACAATCATCGCATCCAGATCTTTACCTTTGATGGCCAGTTTCTTCTCAAATTTGGTGAGAAGGGAACAAAAAATGGGCAATTCAACTACCCATGGGATGTGGCCATCAACTCTGAAGGAAAGATCCTGGTTTCAGATACACGCAACCACCGCGTGCAGCTCTTTGGACCTGATGGGACTTTCCTTAACAAATATGGATTCGAAGGTGCCCTCTGGAAACATTTTGACTCTCCTCGCGGCGTGGCCTTCAATCGGGAAGGCCACCTTGTTGTGACCGACTTCAACAATCATCGGCTGCTTGTCATCAGGCCCGACTGCCAGTCAGCACGCTTCCTCGGGTCTGAAGGAACCGGAAATGGCCAGTTCTTGCGGCCTCAAGGTGTAGCGGTGGACCAGGAGGATCGTATTATCGTGGCTGATTCCCGCAACCATCGCATTCAGGTGTTCGAACCCAACGGCAACTTTTTATGCAAGTTTGGGACACACGGTAATGGCTTCGGGCAAATGGATCGCCCCTCGGGTATAGCGGTTACCCCAGATGGAATGATTGTGGCTGTGGACTTTGGAAACAACCGAATCCTCATGTTCTGACCTTTTAAGGTTTGAAATACAAAACTGTAGCGCTGGACAAATGGAAAAGGAGATTTTGCACATCTATCAGGAGCAAATGCAGTTTTATTTGGCAAAATGACAGTTGTAAGGACTTCATAGTTTTGTATGTTTCTCAGTGATTGTGTAACACCAAATGCTTGCCGTTACAGAACACAGTTTTGACTGCTAAAGGCTGAACGCATTTTGCTTTTGTTATGTGtcatcaaatctttttttttccattttcttttttttttctcagggaaTTTCTTGCATTCTTGAAATATTTTCTCTCTGCATTACACCTACCTCATCTAGCTTATGTATGAATGTATTCACATTTGTGCAGGGATTAATCCGTGAAGTTTTATAAAGAAGCGTCTacctcagtgtttttttttttgtttttgttttttccgtagaatgtgaggacaaaaaaaaaaaaaaagcaatttttggGTATTTGCACAGTCCGCACAATTTTTTCCTGATCGTTACTGTGCACCGAACGCAAGTTATGTCCCTGAATGTTTCTCATAACGATTGATAAAAACAAAGCTGCATGTTTTGGCGGAAACATTAGGAGAACATTTTGATATATCTACtgctatgtttttttgtttttgtttttactttgtgtacattttaaatcagATTTCATCTTTATCTCGTACCTCATCTAAACCTTTTACCTCATTTACCGTATTATACCTCTGGGTCCAAGAGCCTCATTACACATTTACCTCACTTTATGGTCTTTTCCATTTGAAAATGATGCAAGCAGTTACCAAAAATATATGTTGTATTACTGATGAAAAGACTTCTAAACTAGACAAATTATCTGACTTTAGTAATTTAATAGGACCCTCATTATGTAATCAAGAGTTTTTCAGAAGAACAAATGATTATTTGAAATGTGTTAAGATAGAGTAAAACGGAGggtgttcttaaaaaaaaaagttttatttctgGGGAGGAAAGTATGTAGACACTAAAGTGTGTATCTAGTGTAAAAATGACCTAGCCCTTATCTTTGTGTttctatagtttatatatatgcatgattTAGGCAAGGTGAACCTGATCAACACAACCGGCGAACACAGATATAATTCAGATCCTCCCAGGgtaaggattatatatatatatatatatatatatatatatatatatatatatatatatatatatatatatatatatatatatatatatatatatatataatatcatagagacagacagacacacacacacacatatgtgtatatatgtgtgcgtgtatgtgtgtgagttcTTTCAACATAGGATGTATATTAAGGCCAGGTTCATAAGAGTCTCATTACAAACAGCTGCATTAGATCAcaagttgttttttgttgttctaTTCATAACAGTATGGCCTACAGTGCTTCCTGTGCCCATTTAAGAAATATCTCCAGGGAGATTATTCACTCCATCACAACATCATTTGAAAACACTTAGAATCTATTGAGCCCAGTTTGAAATGGATAGTTTGTGCCTGACTTGTGGGGAACCACTTTAAAGTGTTTGCTTCTATGTtcagttgaagaaaaaaaaaatagaggaagCAAAGCATTTggggaaaagaagaaaataatatatgattatAAAGCACTGGTGTACAGCAGAACACAAGCACATGCTCTCCCATTATAGTCTGCCTAAACTTCTTCTGAAGTCCTTTTATGACCAACAGGAACGTGTATCTCACCAGAGTTGTGTGATAACTCAAAATATGAAGTTTGCAAAGAGGCAATGAGAATCATTAATcactaaaatgattttttttcccctttctggTAATAAGTGGCCCATGGGAATTTGTATGTTCTTGTTCTTGCAAGCAtcatcatgtgtgtgtttttggataTTTTGAAATGGGTGAGCTTTATACAAACATCATTCTGAATGTGTGTGGTACTATCACCTTGTTGGTACATGTGTGGCAGGCCCACTTACAGAACCAACTGTATATGTTTGTAATATTAACCTTTGGGGTTACTTCGCATGATGCTTTCCGTTTTACCCTTTAGGTAACATTTAAAACCAGAA includes these proteins:
- the LOC113060104 gene encoding E3 ubiquitin-protein ligase TRIM71, which gives rise to MCEVILWSSAQMASFPDSDLQTCPLCKELCGFSAPISSNSSTSSSSSQTSSSSSTSSTRRLHVLPCLHAFCRQCLEGHRSPGDPLKLRCPTCDQKVSLSESGVDALPSSNFLFSDLLDVVVSAEEQGKNGRSSSVVHHGGLLRPQHLSDPQCSSCDEGNPAASHCLDCQEYLCDNCVRAHQRVRLTKDHFIEGLLESLHLANRTNNSNTPINISQSFHNSFSMLNVFQERMDFCQHHDDEVLRFFCDSCGVPICRECSLGRHAGHSFTYLQEALQDSRALTIQLLADAQQGRQAVQLSIEKAQAIAEQVELKAKVVQSEVKSITLRHKKALEERECELLWKVEKIRQVKAKSLYLQVEKLHQSLTKLDSTIATVTQVLEEGRSIDVLLAREHMLNQLQELKSIRCILQPQEDDRIMFTPPDQALLIAIKSLGLISSGAFATASKAHGEGLKRALQGKPASFTVVGYDHDGEPRLSGADSVSVVLMSPDGNLSSADVSDHQDGTYTVSYLPKCEGEHLLSVLICNQHIEGSPFKVMVKSGRSYGGVGLPIVSFGGEGDGDGQLCRPWGICVDKEGYVVVADRSNNRVQIFKPCGTFHHKFGTLGSRPGQFDRPAGVACDSQRRIIVADKDNHRIQIFTFDGQFLLKFGEKGTKNGQFNYPWDVAINSEGKILVSDTRNHRVQLFGPDGTFLNKYGFEGALWKHFDSPRGVAFNREGHLVVTDFNNHRLLVIRPDCQSARFLGSEGTGNGQFLRPQGVAVDQEDRIIVADSRNHRIQVFEPNGNFLCKFGTHGNGFGQMDRPSGIAVTPDGMIVAVDFGNNRILMF